The following coding sequences are from one Halorubrum sp. BOL3-1 window:
- a CDS encoding S49 family peptidase has protein sequence MSSDETSSRQSDESTTTTEPREQNVSPAADERSPLSSTSTSLADRINTRHAVGVAAVLAVAAGLLVTPGVYGAVTGPDATVAVVEIDGTIDSVTAQHVEDNLRDARMNDSIQAVVLEVNSGGGLPAQSERMYAAVDRTASVMPVYAAVDTLGASGAYLAISPADRIYVAPSAQAVGSVGVAGAAPAPNGPSAGTTGPDKRGSDPDTQRERRQTLANLFIANVIEQRGEEIKLDREAIAHADAYLGTEAVENGFADRFGFVDGAVAAAAAEAGITDYAVDTRRTESPVPSGIPLLEHDDGTIVVTNEYENDLNDELILAVAPAAWDETVGEEIVMTGYTGRLPVEPTADASMTTDAAPERNETVPANRGDGK, from the coding sequence ATGAGTTCTGACGAGACATCCTCGCGCCAATCAGATGAATCGACGACGACCACAGAGCCGAGAGAACAGAACGTATCGCCGGCCGCCGACGAGCGGTCGCCGCTTAGTAGCACGTCGACGTCGCTCGCGGACCGGATTAACACCCGACACGCAGTCGGCGTCGCAGCGGTTCTGGCGGTTGCCGCAGGGCTTCTCGTTACCCCGGGCGTGTACGGCGCCGTAACTGGTCCAGACGCCACGGTCGCTGTCGTTGAAATCGATGGGACGATCGACTCAGTGACGGCCCAACACGTCGAGGATAATCTCCGAGACGCCCGGATGAACGACTCGATCCAAGCGGTCGTCCTAGAGGTCAACAGCGGCGGAGGCTTGCCCGCACAGAGCGAGCGGATGTACGCCGCGGTCGATCGCACTGCCTCAGTGATGCCCGTGTACGCCGCCGTCGATACGCTCGGTGCGTCCGGCGCGTACCTCGCAATCTCCCCAGCCGATCGCATCTATGTCGCGCCGTCCGCGCAGGCGGTCGGCAGCGTCGGTGTCGCCGGTGCCGCGCCGGCCCCGAACGGGCCAAGCGCGGGAACGACCGGACCTGACAAACGGGGTAGCGATCCAGATACCCAGCGCGAGCGGCGACAGACACTCGCGAACCTCTTCATAGCGAACGTGATCGAGCAGCGCGGAGAAGAGATCAAACTCGACCGTGAGGCAATCGCTCACGCCGACGCGTATCTCGGTACCGAAGCCGTTGAAAACGGATTCGCCGACCGGTTCGGATTTGTCGACGGAGCGGTCGCTGCCGCCGCAGCAGAGGCGGGTATCACTGACTATGCGGTCGATACGCGTCGCACCGAGAGTCCCGTTCCGAGCGGTATTCCGCTGCTAGAACACGACGACGGAACGATTGTCGTCACAAATGAGTATGAAAACGATCTCAACGACGAACTCATCCTTGCGGTAGCACCCGCGGCGTGGGACGAAACCGTCGGTGAAGAGATCGTCATGACGGGGTATACTGGGCGTCTGCCCGTAGAGCCGACCGCCGACGCTTCGATGACCACCGACGCCGCGCCGGAGCGCAACGAAACGGTCCCAGCAAACAGAGGTGATGGCAAATGA
- a CDS encoding ATP-binding cassette domain-containing protein: MRLRTEALGKRYSENTWGVRDVTLELGGGVHGLVGPNGAGKSTLMRMLTTVTVPTEGEIYWDGTPVTESPAAARRVLGYLPQDFDTYPSLTLQEYLEYVGALRGLDAETADARIEALLELVNLTDVRERRLDAFSGGMHQRAGIAQALLNDPEFLVVDEPTVGLDPEERVRMRNALADTADDRVVIFSTHVVADIEATADTVTVLDDGEVVTHGGTGDLIQSVEGHVYESRVSPATLETVRNVHQICNTVRRADGFDIRFVSEGSPTIDAEPVAASLEDAYLRTVEHAS, from the coding sequence ATGAGGCTCCGAACGGAAGCGCTCGGAAAACGGTACAGCGAGAACACCTGGGGAGTTCGCGACGTGACGCTGGAACTTGGCGGTGGTGTCCACGGGCTCGTCGGCCCGAACGGCGCAGGGAAGTCAACACTCATGCGGATGCTCACAACGGTGACAGTACCGACCGAGGGAGAGATCTACTGGGATGGGACGCCCGTGACCGAATCTCCGGCTGCGGCCAGGCGAGTACTGGGATATCTCCCCCAAGACTTCGACACGTACCCATCGCTGACGCTTCAAGAGTATCTCGAATACGTGGGGGCGTTGCGGGGACTCGACGCCGAGACGGCTGACGCCCGGATCGAAGCCCTTCTTGAGCTTGTTAACCTTACAGATGTCCGCGAACGTCGACTCGACGCATTTTCTGGGGGAATGCACCAACGGGCGGGTATCGCGCAGGCCCTGCTGAACGATCCCGAGTTCCTCGTGGTTGACGAACCGACGGTGGGTCTCGACCCAGAGGAACGCGTCCGCATGCGAAACGCGTTGGCCGACACCGCTGACGATCGGGTAGTGATATTCTCGACGCACGTTGTCGCTGACATCGAGGCGACGGCGGACACGGTCACGGTATTGGACGACGGCGAAGTAGTCACCCACGGCGGCACAGGCGACCTGATCCAGTCCGTTGAGGGCCACGTCTATGAGTCCCGAGTTTCACCGGCAACACTCGAGACAGTCCGGAATGTGCACCAAATCTGTAATACCGTCCGCCGAGCTGACGGGTTTGACATCCGCTTCGTGAGCGAGGGCTCGCCGACGATTGACGCTGAGCCCGTCGCCGCGTCGCTTGAAGATGCATACCTCCGAACGGTCGAGCATGCGAGTTAA
- the arsN2 gene encoding arsenic resistance N-acetyltransferase ArsN2, protein MAPEGDVPSVTLHPFGGEFEYLEALLRRNELPVSDLREAPAKFYHATSEGERVGAGGFEVHGEAGLLRSLVVEDPKRGRGYGSDLCELLESEARTAGIETLYLLTTTASEFFVEEGYVAVDRETTPESIRNTTQFEELCPQSATCLRKSLVDK, encoded by the coding sequence TTGGCACCGGAGGGGGACGTGCCGTCGGTGACGCTTCATCCCTTCGGGGGAGAGTTCGAGTATCTCGAAGCGCTGCTCAGGCGGAATGAACTGCCGGTCTCGGACCTCCGAGAGGCCCCGGCAAAATTCTACCACGCCACGAGCGAGGGCGAACGGGTCGGAGCGGGCGGCTTCGAGGTACACGGAGAGGCCGGGCTGCTCCGCTCTCTCGTCGTTGAAGATCCCAAACGGGGGCGTGGCTACGGCAGTGATCTCTGCGAATTGCTGGAGTCAGAGGCACGAACGGCGGGCATCGAGACACTGTATCTCCTCACGACGACCGCTTCCGAGTTCTTCGTCGAAGAAGGGTACGTCGCGGTCGATCGGGAGACTACACCGGAGTCGATCCGCAACACGACCCAGTTCGAAGAGTTGTGTCCGCAATCGGCGACTTGTCTACGGAAGTCGCTGGTTGATAAATAG
- a CDS encoding DUF6498-containing protein, which translates to MPSTRSLGSVGTLVLIGANLLPLVGVIAWGWDQFVLLAVYWIEASTTVFLAAVKALFAVKGSPDVVGQLEPLRELREKRGGVKIRPGWPSMYPRNVPFAVSMITTWALLVGIPGALYWVVAGASIEFTAEMALAIVALSVAHARSFVTEYIGTAEYTEVSARDILQTPARLIVALLPLGFFGLAGGGPDSAIIVLVGFVVAKTVLSVSQNSNGPIGRGLRRLIDRISADRETRQERPGITLPDAPVGSRVTVSIRPVLLGSLPTIAVAFANRAVGIVVLATVVAIGTGHLLLAGIGVGILLGVVGARLASYVLRYGTVEYQRRGDSLVAYDTVLEAPQWVVPVYSTATFEIQNAIPDRLLDTGTLTVSNVDDTPSGSVQFGPVSDLESAIETLDLPVTPEDRPERDPAVVAAATGLAVCFGLVPLALILSSRVSGTEVAGILLAFGPFFLIPIGLMAFAALSRV; encoded by the coding sequence TTGCCCTCCACCCGTTCGCTCGGTTCCGTTGGAACGCTCGTCCTCATCGGTGCGAATTTGCTACCGCTCGTCGGCGTCATCGCCTGGGGCTGGGACCAGTTTGTCCTGCTCGCCGTGTACTGGATCGAGGCGTCTACCACCGTGTTTCTCGCCGCGGTCAAGGCGCTGTTCGCTGTCAAAGGATCGCCGGACGTCGTCGGACAGTTAGAACCGCTACGCGAGTTGCGCGAGAAACGTGGCGGGGTCAAGATTCGTCCCGGGTGGCCGTCGATGTATCCGCGAAACGTTCCGTTCGCAGTTTCGATGATCACCACGTGGGCATTGCTCGTTGGCATCCCGGGGGCACTCTACTGGGTCGTTGCCGGCGCGTCGATCGAGTTCACGGCCGAGATGGCGCTCGCTATTGTAGCGCTCTCCGTCGCTCACGCGAGATCGTTCGTGACCGAGTACATCGGAACTGCTGAGTACACCGAGGTCTCCGCTCGCGACATCCTACAAACGCCGGCACGACTCATCGTCGCGCTGTTGCCGCTGGGGTTCTTCGGGCTCGCTGGAGGGGGCCCCGATTCGGCGATTATTGTTCTTGTGGGGTTCGTGGTAGCGAAAACGGTACTCTCCGTCTCGCAGAACTCGAACGGACCTATCGGGCGGGGACTCAGGCGGCTCATCGATCGTATTTCCGCCGACAGAGAGACTCGACAGGAACGACCGGGAATCACTCTTCCGGACGCACCGGTCGGATCACGAGTGACGGTGAGTATCCGCCCCGTGCTGCTCGGGAGTCTTCCGACGATCGCAGTAGCCTTCGCGAATCGCGCCGTTGGAATTGTGGTACTTGCCACCGTTGTCGCTATCGGAACTGGACATCTCCTCTTGGCTGGTATCGGGGTTGGTATTTTGTTGGGAGTGGTAGGCGCACGGCTGGCTAGTTACGTCCTCAGATACGGGACCGTCGAGTACCAACGCCGCGGTGACTCACTCGTCGCGTACGATACGGTGCTTGAGGCTCCGCAGTGGGTCGTTCCAGTGTACTCGACAGCGACGTTCGAAATCCAGAACGCGATTCCCGACCGGCTCCTCGACACGGGGACGCTCACCGTTTCGAACGTCGACGACACACCGAGTGGATCGGTCCAATTCGGGCCCGTCTCAGACCTCGAATCCGCGATCGAGACTCTCGATCTACCGGTCACCCCCGAGGATCGGCCCGAGCGGGACCCCGCCGTGGTCGCGGCGGCTACCGGCTTGGCAGTGTGTTTCGGACTCGTCCCGCTGGCGCTCATACTCTCGTCGAGAGTGAGCGGCACCGAAGTCGCCGGAATACTGCTCGCGTTCGGCCCCTTCTTTCTGATTCCGATCGGCCTGATGGCGTTCGCCGCGCTCTCCAGAGTTTGA
- a CDS encoding histidine kinase N-terminal 7TM domain-containing protein, giving the protein MVTLQLAASVAVDTVPVVALTWVTWRAAKDRSPPNATAFAAVAGGFLVWAVLSLVSEFPHEWSVVGNLAGIGQVIPIVFIPGLWLVYVLGYTGRGTGITRPRIALFVVLTLPLIGTAATFDGDPSREAVQRSLGSLVGTELVLLFIVYVYAAIVFLRYGWGHGRVSKRQLGVQLGAVSAPYVVGVWRDGNLIFDGVTSGLLISGLLLAVSVRRYPVLTGFPKADYVARTRVVEALQEAVVVVDWDDRILDANETTESLFDGSIHEMIGTPIASVLNGIDAVDISQGSADTVALQTTRGRRRFQYTVSAVGPDGADNGNPVARAVVLRDITDKRTREQRLSVLNRVLRHNVRNKLDIVLAHADHIEDDSHRRAIQDSVSDLASISQKARDAEAVMTDSSGAASPVDLVAVVRGVATSVQNEYPDSTVTVSAPEELRIESHQTVVRRLTAELVENGIVHSDTSPRVEVDVETCSDGTPRLRVSDSGPGLSDRKRDLLTGSGETQLDHGLGVGLWFVNWAVEQLGAELEFTDSGSGGTTVVVQFHGAERFIDEHN; this is encoded by the coding sequence ATGGTGACCCTCCAGCTGGCGGCCTCAGTGGCCGTCGATACTGTCCCCGTCGTCGCGTTGACGTGGGTGACGTGGCGAGCCGCGAAAGATCGGTCCCCACCGAACGCGACCGCATTTGCCGCCGTAGCCGGTGGCTTCCTCGTCTGGGCGGTGTTATCGCTGGTTTCGGAGTTCCCCCACGAGTGGTCGGTCGTCGGTAATCTCGCCGGCATCGGACAAGTGATCCCGATCGTATTTATTCCGGGGCTCTGGCTCGTGTACGTACTCGGCTATACAGGCCGGGGAACCGGAATCACTCGACCGCGGATCGCGCTGTTTGTGGTGCTCACGCTGCCGCTCATCGGCACAGCCGCCACCTTCGACGGTGACCCGTCTAGAGAGGCGGTTCAGCGGTCACTCGGATCGCTGGTCGGGACTGAGCTGGTTCTGTTGTTCATCGTGTACGTATACGCCGCGATCGTATTTCTCAGATATGGGTGGGGTCACGGACGTGTCTCGAAGAGACAGTTAGGGGTCCAACTCGGCGCCGTCTCGGCGCCGTACGTCGTCGGGGTGTGGCGCGACGGCAACCTGATCTTCGACGGCGTAACTTCCGGGTTGTTGATTTCTGGACTACTGCTTGCGGTCTCCGTCCGTCGATATCCAGTGCTGACGGGATTCCCGAAGGCGGACTACGTCGCTCGCACACGCGTCGTCGAAGCGTTACAAGAAGCCGTCGTCGTCGTGGACTGGGACGATCGAATCCTCGATGCCAACGAAACGACGGAGTCTCTCTTCGACGGGTCGATCCACGAGATGATCGGCACTCCGATAGCGTCGGTCCTCAACGGAATCGATGCGGTAGATATCTCACAGGGTTCGGCAGACACGGTCGCTCTACAGACGACGCGAGGGCGTCGACGGTTCCAGTACACCGTCTCGGCCGTTGGCCCCGACGGTGCGGACAACGGCAACCCCGTCGCGAGAGCGGTCGTACTGCGGGACATCACGGATAAACGTACCCGTGAGCAACGTCTCTCCGTCCTGAATCGGGTTCTCAGACATAACGTTCGGAACAAACTCGACATCGTACTGGCACACGCAGACCACATCGAAGACGACAGTCACCGTCGGGCGATCCAGGACAGTGTAAGCGATCTTGCGTCAATCAGCCAGAAAGCCCGAGACGCCGAGGCGGTGATGACGGACAGCAGCGGCGCCGCATCGCCCGTCGACCTCGTCGCTGTGGTCCGCGGGGTCGCGACGAGCGTTCAGAATGAGTACCCGGACAGTACCGTCACCGTGTCCGCACCGGAAGAGCTCCGAATCGAGTCACACCAGACTGTCGTCCGGCGTCTCACGGCGGAACTAGTCGAGAACGGCATCGTTCACTCTGATACCTCTCCTCGTGTCGAGGTTGATGTCGAGACGTGTTCCGACGGCACACCACGACTCCGCGTATCTGATAGTGGTCCCGGTCTCTCGGACCGCAAACGTGACCTTTTGACCGGGAGCGGTGAGACGCAACTCGATCACGGGCTCGGCGTCGGACTGTGGTTCGTCAACTGGGCCGTCGAACAACTCGGCGCCGAACTCGAATTCACGGACTCGGGTTCGGGAGGAACGACCGTCGTCGTCCAATTCCACGGAGCTGAGAGGTTCATCGACGAACACAATTGA
- a CDS encoding ABC transporter permease, whose protein sequence is MSIETIARKDLADASRSKMLWVVAVLVLLSTAGVTGLIAVTTGMPAREVFGIAFQLAVTTLPIIALILAKGAITGERESGSLRVLLSLPPSRSDVLVGKLLGRTVLMLAATLVSGLATGLVVLALLGGGIGVLVPFVGFLGLMGIVFVAIGVGVSAASATDNRATAIAVGAYMILVALWNLIEGGIQFGAVELGLMEAGSQPAWLQLVGLLPPNNAAIAAFRATVEGQIFGTDPFASVWLPVCLLLIWFVFPVAGGYLSFRDAQIG, encoded by the coding sequence ATGAGCATCGAGACGATTGCCCGGAAGGACTTAGCCGACGCCAGTCGGTCGAAGATGCTGTGGGTGGTCGCCGTACTCGTCCTGCTGTCGACGGCCGGAGTTACCGGCCTCATCGCAGTGACGACCGGTATGCCGGCTCGGGAAGTGTTCGGGATCGCATTCCAGTTGGCTGTGACGACGCTTCCGATCATCGCGCTCATCCTCGCGAAGGGAGCGATCACCGGCGAGCGTGAGTCAGGGTCGCTTCGAGTGCTATTGAGCCTACCTCCGTCCCGCAGCGACGTACTCGTCGGGAAACTGCTCGGCCGGACGGTGTTGATGCTCGCCGCGACGCTCGTCTCCGGCCTTGCTACCGGGCTCGTCGTCCTCGCGTTGCTCGGCGGTGGGATCGGCGTCCTGGTCCCGTTTGTCGGCTTCCTCGGTCTGATGGGAATCGTGTTCGTTGCGATCGGTGTCGGCGTTTCAGCAGCCAGTGCGACTGACAATCGTGCCACCGCAATAGCTGTCGGCGCCTACATGATCTTGGTCGCTCTGTGGAACCTCATCGAGGGGGGTATTCAGTTCGGCGCCGTCGAACTTGGCCTGATGGAGGCTGGCAGCCAGCCGGCGTGGTTACAGCTGGTCGGGCTACTTCCCCCTAACAACGCGGCTATAGCCGCCTTCCGAGCCACCGTTGAGGGCCAGATCTTCGGTACTGACCCGTTCGCGTCGGTTTGGCTCCCGGTGTGCCTCCTGCTTATCTGGTTTGTCTTTCCGGTGGCAGGCGGGTACCTCAGTTTCCGAGACGCCCAGATCGGCTAA
- a CDS encoding PH domain-containing protein, with product MSDSWLFLRDDETVVWEGTPRLSAAIGGITAGTVIVGICLVAAVTVDPRLAAASLVGIGIIAWSVLRIRHTKYVITTRAVWLKRGVPGRTVRRVGLSQVQNTAYSQSVTGSTFGYGTVSVEVAGGPDVTFRRIDDPETVRQAITGRIGGDGTEIPGTVEQWKEVLAIVRDLKTAVE from the coding sequence ATGAGTGATTCGTGGTTGTTCCTTCGAGACGATGAGACGGTCGTGTGGGAAGGAACGCCACGGTTGTCAGCCGCAATCGGCGGCATCACCGCCGGTACCGTGATCGTCGGAATCTGTCTCGTGGCAGCGGTGACTGTCGATCCACGTCTGGCAGCGGCGAGCCTCGTCGGTATCGGTATCATCGCTTGGAGTGTACTCCGAATACGACACACCAAGTACGTCATCACGACTCGTGCCGTCTGGCTCAAACGGGGTGTCCCCGGGAGGACGGTCCGACGCGTCGGACTGTCACAGGTACAGAACACGGCCTACAGCCAGTCAGTGACCGGTTCGACGTTCGGATACGGAACCGTTTCGGTCGAAGTCGCCGGTGGACCTGATGTGACGTTTCGTCGGATCGACGACCCCGAGACGGTCAGGCAGGCCATCACCGGTCGGATTGGTGGTGACGGCACGGAAATTCCCGGAACCGTCGAACAGTGGAAAGAAGTGCTCGCGATTGTCCGCGATCTTAAGACCGCAGTCGAGTGA
- a CDS encoding ABC transporter ATP-binding protein, which translates to MTDPAIEMNKLTKQFGDVTAIDGIDLTVERGEIFGFLGPNGAGKSTTINVLLDFVKPTDGTASMLGLNVSNDRKELHRRIGVVPENYGLYDRLSGRRHVKLAIELKDADDDPDELLDRVGLSTDDANRPAGEYSTGMGQRLALAMALVGSPELLILDEPTSGLDPNGARELRELIRDENERGATVFFSSHILEQVEAVSDRVGIMNHGQVVAIDTIDQLRQQLDTGAQVTLDVNSEPDQELDELPNVRDVTVADGVVQGTCLEPAAKLQFIDRVREVTTVTDVQIEESSLEDLFASYTDDETSNGRGKRVAPGGVA; encoded by the coding sequence ATGACAGACCCAGCGATCGAGATGAACAAGTTGACGAAACAGTTCGGTGACGTGACCGCTATCGACGGAATCGACCTAACCGTCGAACGGGGCGAGATATTCGGATTTCTGGGCCCGAACGGCGCCGGGAAGTCGACGACGATCAACGTACTTCTGGACTTCGTCAAGCCGACGGACGGGACGGCCTCAATGCTCGGACTGAATGTCTCCAACGACCGCAAGGAACTCCATCGTCGGATTGGCGTCGTGCCTGAGAATTACGGACTGTACGATAGGCTAAGCGGTCGGCGACACGTAAAGCTCGCTATCGAGCTGAAAGACGCCGACGACGATCCGGACGAGTTACTCGACCGGGTCGGACTGTCTACAGACGACGCAAACCGCCCGGCCGGGGAGTATTCCACGGGGATGGGCCAACGACTGGCGCTGGCGATGGCGTTAGTCGGGTCACCCGAGCTGCTCATCCTTGACGAACCGACGAGCGGTCTGGACCCGAACGGCGCACGGGAGCTCAGAGAACTCATCCGCGATGAAAATGAGCGAGGCGCGACTGTGTTCTTTTCGAGCCACATTCTCGAGCAGGTCGAAGCAGTCTCCGACCGGGTCGGGATAATGAACCACGGGCAGGTCGTTGCTATTGATACTATCGACCAGCTCAGACAACAACTTGACACCGGAGCGCAGGTGACACTCGATGTTAACAGCGAACCGGACCAGGAACTAGACGAACTGCCGAATGTTCGTGATGTCACAGTAGCCGATGGAGTCGTCCAAGGGACCTGTCTCGAACCGGCAGCAAAGCTCCAGTTCATCGACCGGGTTCGTGAGGTTACGACAGTCACTGACGTCCAAATTGAGGAGTCATCGTTGGAGGACCTGTTCGCTAGCTACACCGATGATGAAACCTCGAACGGTCGCGGTAAACGCGTTGCGCCCGGAGGTGTTGCGTGA
- a CDS encoding PH domain-containing protein: MSDSALQDDPTTGSENTAGLDLNWLSLEDGEEIRWASTPHKYSIVPALIIGVPLSLVLIGIPLIVASYLQYTNTNYVVTNKGLYSKRGILSRDVQQIGFDKVQNISYSQSAIGSSLGYGSVDVSTAGGSGVELQFRSIPNPAAVQELISKEIDRRQQAGSEGVDETDDVLDQILVELRAIRSVVADDQARENGSSPSPAGVEASPDQSLDSTVEQSDE; the protein is encoded by the coding sequence ATGTCCGATTCAGCCCTCCAAGATGACCCAACAACGGGTTCAGAAAACACGGCCGGATTAGACCTCAACTGGCTATCCCTAGAGGACGGCGAAGAGATTCGCTGGGCGAGCACGCCGCACAAATACAGCATCGTTCCGGCACTCATCATCGGAGTTCCACTCTCGCTGGTCCTCATCGGCATCCCGCTCATCGTGGCCAGCTATCTTCAGTACACCAACACCAACTATGTGGTCACGAACAAAGGCCTCTACAGCAAACGCGGTATTCTTTCGCGAGACGTCCAGCAGATCGGGTTCGATAAAGTACAGAATATTTCCTACTCCCAGTCGGCCATCGGCTCGTCACTGGGGTACGGCTCCGTCGATGTCAGCACGGCCGGTGGATCCGGCGTCGAACTACAGTTTCGTAGTATTCCAAACCCGGCAGCCGTCCAAGAGCTGATCTCGAAGGAGATCGACAGACGTCAGCAAGCCGGTTCCGAAGGTGTAGACGAGACCGACGACGTGCTCGATCAGATACTCGTCGAACTCCGCGCGATCCGCTCGGTAGTAGCCGATGACCAAGCGCGTGAGAACGGTTCGTCGCCGAGTCCAGCCGGTGTCGAGGCTAGTCCGGACCAGTCACTAGACAGTACAGTCGAACAGAGCGATGAGTGA
- a CDS encoding ABC transporter permease: MRVNTRRVYHVARTDLIARLRSRKLLAFLAIVIYVGYLINSGSFGVFYTVDDGPSINGALTSHMAGLNAGIAGSAVILLAGFYVLRGTVERDERHGHAPILSSSQTSRAVYLFGKLVSNVTVGVMTATVLGGAAVVNHALHGVGPTDPVAIVWPVFVMTVPLTVFVGAVALLFGTIEVLDGTFGRVAYIFIAIMLISGQSRPETALPASISASVKMLDFLGTTLAYDLTFESIQATVPGFEGGYANFGTGGSTARTFEYTGSSWPDWFFVQRLTTIVAGIGITLVAIVPFDWFRAERSGLLHRSLQQLSPRSLLRRAVSLCSGDESRASTPTAGSKDSPIAVETVSLPAVTERGAGGFKRVVGLELRRLLRGQPRWWYLGASLLIVIPTGVVLTGGDTGAARGLLLAVSIWPLFVWSRIGSRTARHGVRPQIIASEYPVGQLVAEWLAGCLITVGIGSGVFVLVGLATGPSALVGIAGAVLFPPSLALVAGLWTGSPRLFEALYLGIWYVGPLNGGYFADFVGITTRSVANAVPLAFALVGIVAVVAAALRRQVY, translated from the coding sequence ATGCGAGTTAACACCCGACGGGTTTACCACGTTGCGCGAACAGACCTCATCGCACGGCTTCGGTCTCGTAAGCTGCTCGCTTTCCTCGCTATAGTCATCTACGTCGGGTACCTGATCAACTCCGGCTCCTTTGGCGTCTTTTATACCGTCGATGACGGACCGAGTATCAACGGCGCACTGACGTCACACATGGCCGGACTCAATGCTGGGATAGCCGGCTCAGCGGTAATTCTATTGGCTGGATTCTATGTGCTGCGCGGAACGGTCGAACGTGACGAGCGTCACGGGCACGCACCGATTCTGTCGAGTTCACAGACTAGCAGGGCCGTGTATTTGTTCGGAAAACTGGTCAGCAACGTCACGGTCGGTGTCATGACGGCAACCGTGCTCGGAGGCGCGGCCGTAGTCAATCATGCGCTTCACGGTGTCGGCCCCACAGACCCGGTCGCAATCGTGTGGCCGGTGTTCGTGATGACCGTACCGCTCACGGTGTTCGTTGGCGCAGTGGCACTTCTCTTTGGGACTATCGAGGTTCTCGATGGAACGTTCGGGCGAGTGGCCTACATTTTTATCGCCATCATGTTGATATCTGGACAGTCGCGTCCGGAAACCGCGCTCCCGGCGTCCATCTCGGCCAGTGTGAAAATGCTTGATTTCCTTGGGACCACGCTGGCGTATGACCTCACGTTCGAGTCGATACAGGCTACTGTGCCGGGCTTCGAGGGGGGGTACGCAAATTTCGGGACAGGCGGATCGACCGCCCGAACATTCGAGTATACCGGTAGTTCGTGGCCGGACTGGTTCTTCGTTCAGCGGCTCACAACAATAGTTGCCGGGATCGGAATCACCCTCGTTGCGATAGTCCCGTTCGACTGGTTTCGAGCGGAACGTTCCGGTCTCCTCCACCGATCGCTCCAGCAGCTCTCCCCTAGAAGCCTCTTGCGACGAGCAGTCTCCCTGTGCTCGGGCGATGAGTCTAGGGCGTCCACGCCAACGGCGGGGTCCAAGGACAGTCCAATCGCCGTCGAAACGGTGTCATTACCTGCAGTCACTGAGCGCGGTGCTGGTGGATTTAAACGGGTGGTCGGACTGGAACTCCGACGGCTCCTTCGGGGGCAGCCGCGATGGTGGTACCTCGGTGCGAGCCTGCTGATCGTCATCCCGACAGGGGTCGTCCTCACCGGTGGTGACACCGGGGCGGCTCGTGGACTTCTCTTGGCGGTGTCGATCTGGCCGCTGTTCGTTTGGTCTCGAATCGGTTCCCGAACCGCTCGTCACGGCGTCCGCCCACAGATAATCGCCTCTGAGTATCCGGTCGGCCAGCTCGTCGCCGAGTGGCTCGCTGGCTGTCTGATCACCGTTGGGATCGGTTCCGGCGTGTTTGTACTCGTTGGGTTAGCCACTGGACCGTCGGCGTTGGTCGGCATCGCTGGTGCGGTTCTGTTCCCGCCGTCACTCGCGCTCGTGGCCGGGCTCTGGACCGGATCTCCGCGTTTGTTCGAGGCCTTGTATCTCGGTATCTGGTACGTTGGGCCACTGAACGGTGGGTACTTTGCCGACTTCGTTGGAATCACGACGCGGAGCGTGGCGAACGCGGTCCCCCTCGCCTTCGCTTTGGTCGGCATTGTTGCCGTCGTCGCCGCCGCACTACGGCGGCAGGTGTATTGA